In the genome of Sphingomonas naphthae, one region contains:
- a CDS encoding glycosyltransferase family 4 protein produces the protein MFQLKSKKSAGVRVTPAVHSLIEQGNAARGMKDWPNAAVAYREALAQAPELHHIWVQLGHMLAEQDQWDDSEAAYREAAAKGAPSSEVDLHIGHLAKRSGAASMSAKAYLRAAADGSAEALTELSTRVGRLLPIGKDIILRALRSAPQEEARRDPVAIAAARESLDAVIARYADTDVPLAIRQLRSRLDGIADVTPAADAARIIYDISDLVSHFRHQRLPTGIQRVQVEVITRALEDPGCATRICCYVDGNEWLTEVPVAMFRELASLSGESTDSDDEDWVEAVARLFIHLAVAPPLEFQDGECLVNLGTSWWIYNYNLFLRNAKATHGVKVVVFVHDLIPVFAAEHVVRGVQEDYVGWLVGAFDHIDHFIANSASTARDLVRAGQQLGHAIQEDDITIARLDADFRRPFDKPLDRASLARWDLAERPYALLVSTIEARKNHILALDAWAKMLAADEDLDIPQLVLVGRKGWLFDQIYARLASNARLSQHVTMIERVSDEDLALLYRQSLFTLYPSHYEGWGLPVTEALSYGKLPVVADNSSLPEAGGEFALLFESNSVPALVAALRQVIGDPQWRAEREDAIRLHFRPRPWAVIARQIIDAAIDVARSADVSYEPPHVEAGIFYPVNHYKGVRIWKGLASGEIFRLGDGWLWPDEKGARTGQKGGMLQFRLPAGAGPWRMYIRMMGLGQEACPYEISMDGDTLVQGSVEAGAARWTSGFNFDADGGQIVTMVLKGAVSETIDVMQGGSLKRRVASIGVSGFFLCEEADDAMRDQLVAAAALNQWDDIDAYRRYR, from the coding sequence ATGTTTCAGTTGAAAAGCAAGAAGTCGGCTGGCGTCAGGGTCACGCCGGCGGTCCACAGCCTGATCGAGCAGGGCAACGCCGCGCGCGGGATGAAGGATTGGCCTAACGCGGCGGTCGCCTATCGCGAGGCACTCGCCCAGGCCCCCGAGCTTCATCATATCTGGGTGCAGCTGGGCCATATGCTGGCCGAGCAGGACCAATGGGACGACAGCGAAGCGGCCTATCGCGAGGCGGCGGCGAAGGGCGCCCCCTCCAGCGAGGTCGATCTGCACATCGGCCATCTGGCGAAGCGATCCGGCGCGGCATCGATGTCGGCCAAGGCCTATCTGCGCGCAGCGGCCGACGGCAGCGCGGAAGCCCTCACCGAATTGTCGACGCGGGTCGGCCGGCTGCTGCCGATCGGAAAGGACATCATCCTTCGCGCGCTGCGATCCGCCCCGCAGGAGGAGGCGCGCCGTGATCCCGTGGCGATCGCCGCAGCCCGGGAGTCTCTCGACGCCGTCATCGCGCGCTATGCCGACACGGATGTGCCGCTCGCGATCAGGCAACTCCGCTCCCGGCTCGACGGGATCGCCGATGTCACGCCGGCAGCCGATGCCGCGCGGATCATCTACGACATTTCCGATCTCGTGTCCCACTTCCGGCATCAGCGGCTGCCGACCGGAATTCAACGCGTCCAGGTCGAGGTCATAACGCGGGCACTGGAAGATCCCGGCTGTGCCACGCGCATCTGTTGTTATGTCGATGGCAACGAATGGCTGACGGAAGTGCCGGTCGCGATGTTCCGGGAACTCGCCAGCCTTTCCGGTGAGAGCACCGATAGTGACGACGAGGATTGGGTCGAGGCCGTCGCACGGCTGTTCATTCATCTCGCTGTCGCACCGCCGCTGGAATTTCAGGATGGCGAATGTCTGGTCAACCTCGGGACATCGTGGTGGATCTATAATTACAACCTGTTCCTGCGGAACGCCAAGGCGACCCACGGCGTAAAGGTGGTGGTGTTCGTCCATGACCTGATCCCCGTCTTCGCCGCCGAGCATGTCGTTCGGGGTGTGCAGGAGGATTATGTCGGCTGGCTGGTGGGCGCCTTCGACCATATCGATCATTTCATCGCCAATTCCGCCTCGACCGCGCGCGATCTCGTTCGCGCCGGGCAGCAACTGGGCCACGCCATCCAGGAGGACGATATCACGATCGCCCGGCTGGACGCGGATTTCCGCCGCCCGTTCGACAAGCCGCTCGATCGGGCATCGCTCGCCCGGTGGGATCTGGCGGAGCGGCCCTATGCCCTGCTCGTTTCCACGATCGAGGCGCGCAAGAACCATATCCTCGCGCTGGATGCGTGGGCGAAGATGCTCGCCGCGGACGAAGATCTCGATATTCCGCAGCTGGTGCTGGTCGGGCGCAAGGGGTGGCTGTTCGATCAGATCTATGCGCGGCTGGCGTCCAACGCGCGCCTCTCGCAGCATGTGACGATGATCGAGCGGGTGTCGGACGAGGATCTGGCGCTCCTGTATCGGCAAAGCCTCTTCACGCTCTATCCCAGCCACTACGAGGGGTGGGGGCTGCCTGTCACGGAGGCGCTCAGTTACGGAAAACTTCCGGTCGTGGCGGACAATTCGTCGTTGCCGGAAGCGGGCGGCGAGTTCGCGCTGCTGTTTGAAAGCAATTCCGTGCCGGCCCTCGTCGCCGCGCTTCGCCAGGTCATCGGCGATCCGCAATGGCGCGCGGAACGCGAGGACGCGATCCGACTGCATTTCAGGCCGCGGCCGTGGGCGGTGATCGCCCGCCAGATCATCGATGCGGCAATCGACGTGGCCCGCTCGGCGGACGTTTCCTACGAGCCTCCGCACGTCGAGGCGGGGATATTCTACCCCGTCAACCACTATAAGGGTGTGCGGATCTGGAAGGGGCTGGCGAGCGGCGAGATTTTCCGGCTCGGCGATGGTTGGCTCTGGCCGGACGAGAAGGGCGCGCGAACCGGCCAGAAGGGCGGGATGCTGCAATTCCGCCTTCCCGCCGGTGCCGGGCCGTGGCGCATGTATATCCGGATGATGGGCCTCGGTCAGGAGGCCTGCCCCTACGAGATCAGCATGGATGGCGATACGCTCGTGCAGGGATCGGTCGAGGCCGGCGCGGCACGCTGGACCAGCGGCTTCAACTTCGATGCGGACGGTGGACAGATCGTGACGATGGTCCTCAAGGGCGCTGTTTCGGAAACGATCGACGTGATGCAGGGCGGCAGCCTGAAGCGGCGGGTCGCTTCGATCGGCGTTTCGGGCTTCTTCCTCTGCGAAGAGGCCGACGATGCCATGCGTGACCAGCTGGTCGCCGCAGCCGCCCTCAACCAGTGGGACGATATCGACGCCTACCGACGGTATCGCTGA
- a CDS encoding lipopolysaccharide biosynthesis protein — translation MIAPTLLAACYFFLIASDQYEAETHIVVRSAEGPSNQQSSLSGLLGLAGGPSSSTTEALGVADYMSSHDAVAALRQQADLVRIFNRPGTDVFSRLGTDNPTPEKLLKFYNKQVKVELNRETGITTIVVRAFTPEDSYRIANMLLRLGDRRINSLNTKSYDDAIANSRRQLAEAEQALTAVQSRMSGFRERTRDIDPEGTGRAQTVLVTNLTQTLAQARAQLSSMGQLVSTSSPQYRALAARVNALAAQVAQQSGRLAGSGDTIASSVANYNELQLRQQFAAKRYEAAGVALQNARQQALRKQLYLVRVVEPNMPVKSTYPHRIRTTATVFVGLLIAFAIGWMIVAGVKEHSA, via the coding sequence GTGATCGCCCCGACATTGCTGGCCGCCTGCTATTTCTTCTTGATCGCATCCGATCAATATGAGGCCGAAACGCACATCGTCGTCCGCTCGGCCGAAGGGCCGAGCAATCAGCAGAGCAGCCTGAGCGGCCTGCTCGGCCTCGCCGGCGGGCCGTCGTCGTCCACGACGGAAGCGCTCGGCGTCGCCGATTACATGAGTTCGCACGATGCCGTGGCGGCGCTGCGTCAGCAGGCGGATCTCGTCCGCATCTTCAATCGACCGGGCACCGATGTGTTCAGCCGTCTGGGAACAGACAATCCGACGCCCGAGAAACTGCTGAAATTCTATAACAAGCAGGTCAAGGTCGAGCTCAATCGCGAGACCGGTATCACGACAATCGTGGTGCGCGCGTTCACGCCGGAAGATTCCTATCGCATCGCGAACATGCTGCTGCGCCTTGGCGACCGGCGGATCAATTCGCTCAACACCAAGAGCTACGACGATGCCATCGCCAACTCGCGCCGCCAGTTGGCCGAGGCGGAGCAGGCCCTTACTGCCGTCCAGTCACGCATGAGCGGCTTTCGCGAACGCACCCGCGACATCGACCCCGAAGGCACCGGTCGGGCGCAGACCGTCCTCGTCACGAACCTGACGCAGACACTGGCGCAGGCGCGCGCCCAATTGTCCTCCATGGGGCAATTGGTGTCGACCTCCAGCCCTCAGTATCGCGCGCTTGCGGCGCGGGTGAATGCCCTGGCGGCGCAGGTGGCGCAGCAATCCGGCCGTCTTGCGGGTTCGGGCGACACGATCGCATCCAGCGTGGCGAACTACAATGAGCTGCAGTTGCGGCAGCAGTTCGCGGCAAAGCGATATGAGGCCGCCGGCGTCGCCTTGCAGAACGCGCGCCAGCAGGCTCTCCGCAAGCAGCTTTATCTGGTCCGTGTGGTCGAGCCGAACATGCCGGTGAAATCGACCTATCCGCACCGCATCCGGACCACGGCAACGGTGTTCGTAGGCCTGTTGATCGCCTTCGCGATCGGCTGGATGATCGTTGCCGGTGTCAAGGAACATAGCGCCTGA
- a CDS encoding ABC transporter permease, whose product MRVIGALTIRDLHSRFGRHNIGFLWMIGEPLLLATVIGIIHGAMASGHMSQGINPVMFGIHGYCTFIIFRGIFGRAEGLIEHNTTMLYHRHITILDIVWAKSVVEGVGCCATMFLLLAICVALGLGTLPERPLYLFASLGFMIWLSTGASMLVTAYTHKNHLLARMVHPFSYFQMPISGMGLAQDWMPSDIRDILWWNPMVHIMEMGRYGLFEVAKDDYFSFGYVALACSLLTIWGLRAINKVRASLSL is encoded by the coding sequence ATGCGCGTGATCGGCGCATTGACGATCCGCGACCTTCACTCGCGTTTCGGTCGCCACAATATCGGTTTCCTGTGGATGATCGGCGAACCGCTGCTGCTGGCAACGGTGATCGGCATCATCCACGGCGCCATGGCAAGTGGCCATATGTCGCAAGGCATCAACCCTGTGATGTTCGGTATCCACGGCTATTGCACCTTCATCATCTTCCGCGGGATATTCGGGCGCGCGGAAGGGCTGATCGAGCATAACACCACGATGCTGTATCACCGCCACATCACGATCCTGGACATCGTCTGGGCGAAATCGGTGGTCGAGGGCGTGGGCTGCTGCGCCACCATGTTCCTGCTTCTCGCGATTTGCGTCGCCCTCGGCCTCGGCACGCTGCCCGAGCGCCCGCTGTATCTGTTCGCCTCGCTTGGCTTCATGATCTGGCTGTCGACCGGCGCGTCGATGCTGGTGACGGCCTATACCCACAAGAACCACCTCCTCGCCCGGATGGTGCACCCGTTCTCCTATTTCCAGATGCCGATTTCCGGCATGGGCCTGGCGCAGGACTGGATGCCGAGCGACATCCGCGACATCCTGTGGTGGAATCCGATGGTTCACATCATGGAGATGGGTCGTTATGGCCTGTTCGAGGTTGCCAAGGACGATTACTTCAGCTTCGGTTATGTGGCATTGGCTTGCTCCCTGCTGACGATCTGGGGGCTTCGTGCGATCAACAAGGTCAGGGCATCGTTGAGCCTGTGA
- a CDS encoding polysaccharide biosynthesis/export family protein: MLAAERNSCTLLVKGLKLLTSVLRWRGHRFILAALPLAVSGCATLPSNGPTASQVQSAEKGAANTINFRIVNIDPQRLAEISRADEAAQPATPPFATLDRRGAVDAVGPGDVLGINVFEVGVTLFGGQANFGGEGSFSEETFNPTARGRALGGVVVNENGTIRLPYIGDIKVAGLTPPQIEKAIEAKFSGKSQNAQVIVTVRENVVNTVYVSGAVNKPGRFPLTLARERLLDALAVSGGPSGAADSMVVRFTRKGQTVEERLSAIRTGSPLDLALLPGDRVELILRPKSFSVFGATNKVSQVAFKSDRVSLAEALAEIGGPSDQQADPRGIFLFRYTQSQMQDPVIYRLNMMNPTNYFLAQQLLMHDKDVIYIANAPANLPTKFINVLNQLFSPFLTARVLLNSNN; encoded by the coding sequence ATGTTAGCCGCAGAGCGAAATTCTTGCACGCTTCTGGTTAAGGGCCTGAAATTGCTCACATCGGTATTGCGGTGGCGCGGCCACCGGTTCATTCTGGCCGCCCTACCTTTGGCGGTATCCGGTTGCGCTACCCTGCCCAGCAACGGCCCGACGGCGTCTCAGGTGCAGAGCGCCGAAAAAGGCGCGGCGAACACGATCAATTTTCGGATCGTCAATATTGATCCGCAGCGGCTCGCCGAGATCAGCCGGGCGGATGAGGCGGCACAGCCCGCCACGCCACCCTTCGCGACGCTCGATCGACGCGGTGCCGTGGATGCGGTCGGCCCGGGCGACGTGCTCGGCATCAACGTATTTGAGGTGGGCGTCACGCTGTTCGGCGGCCAAGCCAATTTCGGCGGCGAAGGCTCGTTCAGCGAAGAGACCTTCAACCCGACGGCGCGCGGACGCGCGCTGGGCGGGGTGGTCGTAAACGAAAATGGCACGATCCGTTTGCCCTATATCGGCGACATCAAGGTCGCCGGCCTCACACCGCCGCAGATCGAAAAAGCGATCGAGGCCAAGTTCAGCGGCAAGTCGCAGAATGCGCAGGTGATCGTCACCGTGCGCGAGAATGTCGTGAACACGGTCTACGTATCGGGTGCGGTCAACAAGCCCGGCCGCTTCCCTCTGACGCTCGCGCGCGAACGTCTGCTTGACGCGCTGGCCGTGTCCGGTGGCCCCTCCGGCGCCGCGGACAGCATGGTCGTCCGCTTCACCCGGAAGGGCCAGACCGTCGAAGAGCGGCTGAGCGCGATCCGCACGGGCTCGCCGCTCGATCTCGCCCTGCTGCCCGGAGACCGGGTCGAACTGATCCTGCGGCCGAAGAGCTTCAGCGTATTCGGCGCGACCAACAAGGTGTCGCAGGTCGCCTTCAAGTCCGATCGTGTCTCGCTCGCCGAGGCGCTGGCCGAGATCGGCGGGCCGAGCGACCAGCAGGCCGACCCGCGCGGCATCTTCCTGTTCCGCTACACGCAGTCACAGATGCAGGATCCGGTCATTTATCGTCTCAACATGATGAATCCGACCAACTACTTCCTGGCGCAGCAATTGCTGATGCACGACAAGGACGTGATCTACATCGCCAATGCGCCGGCGAACCTGCCGACGAAATTCATCAATGTCCTCAACCAGTTGTTCTCGCCGTTCCTGACCGCGCGGGTTCTGCTGAACTCCAACAATTGA
- a CDS encoding ABC transporter ATP-binding protein yields MILFENVSKSYEIHKFQKQVLNNLSFQINRGESIGICGANGAGKSTLMRLLAGIEAPTSGKVTRGLKTSWPMGYGSAFVGAMTGADNVRFLARVYDRPEETLLAEVEEFAELGAYMHQPINTYSAGMVARLAFGASLNIRFECYLVDEVTAAGDMRFRKKSEDGLMARRKESTLIMISHDAGTLRQYCERGAVLYAGTLSFFDSIEEACEIHHGLQALSN; encoded by the coding sequence ATGATCCTGTTCGAGAATGTCAGCAAGAGCTACGAGATCCACAAGTTTCAAAAGCAGGTCCTGAACAATCTGAGCTTCCAGATCAATCGAGGCGAGAGCATCGGCATCTGCGGCGCCAACGGCGCGGGCAAATCGACGTTGATGCGGCTGCTCGCCGGGATCGAAGCGCCGACGAGCGGCAAGGTGACGCGCGGTCTCAAGACGTCCTGGCCGATGGGCTATGGCAGCGCGTTTGTGGGCGCGATGACCGGCGCCGACAATGTTCGGTTTCTCGCGCGCGTCTATGATCGGCCGGAGGAGACGCTTCTGGCCGAGGTCGAGGAGTTCGCCGAGCTTGGCGCTTACATGCATCAGCCGATCAACACCTATTCGGCGGGCATGGTGGCGCGACTGGCGTTCGGCGCATCGCTGAATATCCGCTTCGAATGCTATCTGGTCGATGAGGTCACTGCGGCGGGCGACATGCGCTTTCGCAAAAAGAGCGAGGATGGCCTGATGGCGCGGCGGAAAGAGAGTACGCTCATCATGATCTCGCACGATGCCGGAACCCTGCGCCAATATTGCGAGCGGGGCGCGGTCCTGTACGCGGGCACGCTGTCGTTCTTCGACAGCATCGAGGAAGCCTGCGAAATCCATCATGGATTGCAGGCATTGAGCAACTGA
- a CDS encoding glycosyltransferase family 4 protein: protein MGSTTYARNLLAALRESGRAPLLLEDRFVGAGAKSLAENVVRWLRARASGTVRLRPAESALAARDIFRLAQVRFDASGDLLSLVPPFAGGVMHWTYPVPIRMEGWANLYTVHDAIPLDLPDLTPIDAGRHRRLLTAIEAQAARLVTVSDRARLDIAAAMGFAPDRIVNCGQGVEIDEAPTTSALLEGISPGRYFLVCGTVERRKNIPRLVEAWRAARTGLPLLVVGPDGFHADEAAAALANEGVVRIPHSPRADLLALMRDATALLFPTLAEGFGLPIVEAMALGTPVMTTRGGATGEVAGDAAALVDPTDIAEMALTIRRLAADPLWAADLVERGHRRAPAFSRAAFLDRLLPVYDAAIADLARLP, encoded by the coding sequence ATGGGTTCGACAACCTATGCGCGCAACCTGCTGGCGGCGTTGCGGGAATCCGGCCGGGCGCCGCTCTTGCTGGAGGATCGCTTCGTCGGGGCGGGCGCAAAATCGCTCGCCGAGAATGTCGTGCGCTGGTTGCGTGCCCGCGCCAGCGGCACGGTACGGCTGCGGCCGGCGGAGAGCGCTCTCGCCGCGCGCGACATCTTCCGGCTCGCGCAGGTGCGGTTCGATGCGTCGGGCGACCTGCTAAGCCTCGTTCCGCCCTTCGCCGGCGGGGTGATGCACTGGACCTATCCGGTGCCGATCCGAATGGAGGGTTGGGCCAACCTGTATACCGTCCACGATGCGATCCCGCTCGACCTGCCCGATCTCACCCCGATCGACGCCGGCCGCCACCGCCGGCTGCTGACGGCGATCGAGGCGCAGGCGGCGCGGCTCGTCACCGTCAGCGATCGGGCACGGCTCGACATCGCCGCCGCCATGGGCTTCGCGCCCGATCGGATCGTGAATTGCGGGCAGGGGGTGGAGATCGACGAGGCGCCGACCACATCGGCCCTGCTCGAAGGTATCTCACCGGGCCGTTACTTCCTCGTCTGCGGCACCGTCGAGCGGCGCAAGAACATCCCCCGGCTCGTCGAGGCGTGGCGGGCGGCGCGCACCGGCCTCCCGCTCCTCGTCGTCGGCCCGGACGGCTTCCACGCCGACGAAGCCGCCGCCGCGCTCGCGAACGAGGGGGTCGTCCGCATCCCGCACAGCCCGCGCGCCGATCTCCTCGCCCTGATGCGCGACGCCACCGCGCTCCTGTTCCCCACGCTCGCCGAGGGGTTCGGCCTGCCGATCGTCGAGGCGATGGCGCTGGGCACGCCGGTGATGACCACGCGCGGCGGCGCCACCGGAGAGGTGGCGGGCGATGCGGCGGCGCTGGTCGATCCCACGGACATCGCCGAAATGGCGCTCACCATCCGCCGCCTCGCCGCCGATCCGCTCTGGGCGGCCGATCTGGTCGAGCGTGGCCATCGCCGGGCGCCGGCCTTCTCGCGCGCGGCCTTCCTCGATCGGTTGCTGCCGGTCTATGACGCCGCGATTGCCGATCTGGCGCGCTTGCCCTAA
- a CDS encoding glycosyltransferase family 4 protein has protein sequence MEPLRIGIDGFNLAMSNGTGVATYGLQLVRTLKTMGHRTEGVFGVSVGKDAANREVNFFDNCQRPPDPKKRIPKWQRRAEFLRSLVDQTAYEVPLTDKVEKAGFAERLPDFDRLVSADALFDRAHTHFKVRNRFLRLRMDNPPPIMHWTYPVPIVLEGSRNIYTLHDLVPLKLPYATLDDKDFYRGIVAGCAREAAHICTVSEASRADIHHLLDVPLDRISNTYQIGASGLAASPAEDDARAVEGIFGLKADGYFLFFGAIEPKKNIGRIIEAYLSMQTATPLVIVGARSWQADEELKLMPGGGADGGVGTFVGHRGQTIIRLSYMPRDLLAKLIRGARAVLFPSLYEGFGLPVQESMQVGTPVITSNVSSLPELAGDAAITVDPYDVPGLVTAMRRVDEDEALRRDLGARGMVQAGTFSQEAYRGRLAAMYDVVMTRKAAGA, from the coding sequence TTGGAACCGCTCAGGATCGGCATCGACGGCTTCAACCTCGCGATGTCCAACGGCACCGGGGTCGCGACCTACGGATTGCAACTCGTCCGCACCCTCAAGACGATGGGTCACCGTACCGAGGGTGTGTTCGGCGTGTCGGTCGGCAAGGATGCCGCCAACCGCGAGGTCAATTTCTTCGACAATTGCCAGCGCCCGCCGGATCCGAAGAAACGCATCCCGAAATGGCAGCGCCGCGCCGAATTTCTGCGCTCGCTGGTCGATCAGACCGCCTATGAGGTACCGCTGACCGACAAGGTCGAGAAGGCCGGCTTCGCCGAGCGCCTGCCCGATTTCGATCGTCTGGTGAGTGCCGACGCGCTGTTCGACCGCGCCCATACCCATTTCAAGGTCCGCAACCGCTTCCTGCGGCTCAGGATGGATAATCCGCCGCCGATCATGCACTGGACCTATCCGGTGCCGATCGTGCTGGAAGGATCGCGCAACATCTACACGCTGCACGATCTGGTGCCGCTGAAGCTCCCCTACGCCACGCTCGACGACAAGGATTTCTACCGCGGCATCGTCGCCGGCTGCGCGCGCGAGGCGGCGCATATCTGCACCGTGTCGGAGGCGAGCCGCGCCGATATCCACCATCTGCTCGATGTGCCGCTCGATCGGATCAGCAACACCTATCAGATCGGCGCATCGGGCCTCGCCGCCTCGCCCGCCGAGGATGACGCCCGCGCCGTCGAGGGCATCTTCGGCCTCAAGGCGGACGGCTATTTCCTGTTCTTCGGGGCGATCGAGCCCAAGAAGAATATCGGCCGCATCATCGAAGCCTACCTCTCGATGCAGACCGCGACCCCGCTGGTGATCGTCGGCGCGCGATCGTGGCAGGCGGACGAGGAACTCAAGCTGATGCCGGGCGGCGGCGCCGATGGCGGGGTCGGCACCTTCGTCGGCCATCGCGGCCAGACGATCATTCGCCTGTCCTACATGCCGCGCGATCTGCTCGCCAAGCTCATCCGGGGCGCGCGGGCGGTGCTGTTTCCCTCGCTCTACGAGGGCTTCGGCCTGCCGGTGCAGGAATCGATGCAGGTTGGCACGCCGGTCATCACCTCCAACGTCAGCTCGCTGCCCGAACTGGCGGGCGATGCCGCCATCACCGTCGATCCCTATGATGTGCCCGGTCTCGTCACGGCCATGCGCCGGGTCGACGAGGACGAGGCGCTGCGCCGAGATCTGGGCGCGCGCGGCATGGTGCAGGCGGGCACCTTCTCGCAGGAAGCCTATCGCGGCCGGCTGGCGGCGATGTATGATGTCGTCATGACCCGCAAGGCCGCCGGCGCATGA
- the kdsA gene encoding 3-deoxy-8-phosphooctulonate synthase has translation MTSLCGRPIGLDQPLFLIAGPCVIESEALALSTAETLAGIADRLGILLIYKSSFDKANRSSGKSFRGPGLDEGLRILQKVRAETGLPILTDVHTEDQVKPVAEVADVLQTPAFLARQTDFIAAVAASGKPANIKKAQFMAPGDMTHVIAKARDAAAEAGITDPTFMVADRGTSFGYNNLVSDMRGLVIMRETGCPVVFDATHSVQLPGGNGTTSGGQREFVPALARAAVAVGISGLFMETHPDPAHALSDGPNAWPLDQLEKLVRTLLAIHEAARS, from the coding sequence ATGACCAGCCTGTGCGGCCGCCCGATCGGGCTCGATCAGCCGCTTTTCCTCATCGCCGGCCCCTGCGTGATCGAGAGCGAGGCGCTGGCGCTCTCGACCGCCGAGACGCTGGCGGGGATCGCGGACCGGCTGGGCATCCTGCTCATCTACAAGAGCAGCTTCGACAAGGCGAACCGCAGCTCGGGCAAATCCTTTCGTGGCCCCGGCCTTGACGAAGGATTACGGATTCTCCAGAAAGTGCGCGCCGAAACCGGCCTGCCGATCCTGACCGACGTGCATACCGAGGATCAGGTGAAGCCCGTCGCCGAGGTGGCCGACGTCCTCCAGACCCCCGCCTTCCTGGCGCGCCAGACCGATTTCATCGCCGCCGTCGCCGCGTCGGGCAAACCCGCCAACATCAAGAAGGCGCAGTTTATGGCGCCGGGCGACATGACGCACGTGATCGCCAAGGCCCGCGACGCGGCGGCCGAGGCGGGCATCACCGACCCCACCTTCATGGTCGCCGATCGCGGCACGAGCTTCGGCTACAACAATCTCGTGTCCGACATGCGCGGGCTGGTCATCATGCGCGAAACCGGCTGCCCGGTGGTGTTCGACGCGACCCATTCGGTGCAACTGCCCGGCGGCAACGGCACCACCAGCGGCGGCCAGCGCGAGTTCGTCCCCGCCCTTGCCCGCGCGGCGGTGGCGGTGGGGATCAGCGGCCTGTTCATGGAGACGCATCCCGATCCCGCCCATGCGCTGTCGGACGGGCCGAATGCGTGGCCGCTGGATCAGCTCGAGAAGCTCGTGCGGACGTTGCTGGCGATCCACGAAGCGGCGCGGAGCTGA